From Pseudomonas sp. LS1212, the proteins below share one genomic window:
- the gspG gene encoding type II secretion system major pseudopilin GspG, which produces MSIYPRRALRREQGFTLLELLVVLVVLGLLAGLVAPKYFNQLGKSEAKVARAQIEGLSKALDLYRLEVGHYPTSEQGLQALTAAPTDETRWAGPYLQKNVPQDPWGRNYVYRAPGENGEFDLLSMGKDGQPGGEGENAEITSWQ; this is translated from the coding sequence ATGTCGATTTATCCACGCCGTGCCTTGCGCCGTGAGCAAGGCTTCACCCTGCTCGAACTGCTGGTGGTGCTGGTGGTATTGGGGCTGTTGGCCGGCCTCGTCGCCCCCAAATACTTCAACCAACTGGGCAAATCCGAAGCCAAGGTTGCCCGGGCGCAAATCGAAGGCTTGTCCAAGGCCCTGGATCTGTACCGCCTGGAAGTCGGCCACTACCCGACATCGGAACAGGGCCTGCAGGCACTGACCGCAGCGCCCACCGATGAAACCCGCTGGGCCGGGCCCTACTTGCAGAAAAACGTTCCGCAAGACCCCTGGGGTCGCAACTATGTCTATCGCGCGCCTGGCGAGAATGGCGAATTCGACCTGTTGTCCATGGGCAAGGACGGCCAGCCGGGCGGCGAAGGCGAAAACGCCGAAATAACCAGCTGGCAGTGA
- a CDS encoding Zn-dependent hydrolase translates to MSAAQDVLQSTHRHIDSDRLWKSLMDLARLGATVKGGVCRLALSDLDRQARDMFVQWAEEAGCTVSIDAVGNIFARRPGRNPQLPPVMTGSHIDTQPTGGKFDGCFGVLAGLEVLRTLNDLKVETEAPLEVVVWTNEEGSRFAPCMMGSGVFAEKFTLKETLAKTDAEGITVGQALNAIGYAGPRAVSGHAVGAYFEAHIEQGPILEDQHKTIGVVLGALGQKWFDLTLNGVEAHAGPTPMHLRRDALVGASAVVAAVNRVALEHQPHACGTVGCLQAYPGSRNVIPGEVRMTLDFRHLEPARLDSMIAQVRQVIESTCLQHHLSFTLKPTADFPPLYFEKGCVDAVRSAAQALGLSHMDIVSGAGHDAIFLAELGPAGMIFVPCEGGISHNEIENADPDDLAAGCAVLLRAMLAASEAIAKAQLAA, encoded by the coding sequence ATGAGCGCAGCACAAGACGTACTGCAGTCCACCCACCGGCACATCGACAGCGACCGCCTCTGGAAATCGCTGATGGACCTGGCCCGGCTCGGGGCCACGGTCAAGGGCGGCGTTTGTCGCCTGGCCCTGAGCGACCTCGATCGCCAGGCGCGCGACATGTTCGTGCAATGGGCTGAAGAGGCGGGCTGTACGGTCAGCATCGATGCGGTGGGCAATATCTTTGCCCGTCGGCCGGGGCGCAACCCGCAGCTGCCGCCGGTGATGACCGGCAGCCATATCGATACCCAGCCCACCGGTGGCAAGTTCGACGGCTGTTTCGGCGTGCTGGCAGGCCTTGAGGTGTTGCGCACGCTCAATGACCTCAAGGTCGAGACCGAAGCGCCGCTGGAGGTAGTGGTCTGGACCAACGAGGAGGGCTCGCGCTTTGCGCCGTGCATGATGGGCTCCGGGGTTTTTGCCGAGAAATTCACCCTGAAGGAAACCCTGGCCAAGACCGATGCCGAGGGCATCACGGTAGGCCAGGCCCTCAATGCCATTGGCTACGCCGGCCCGCGCGCGGTCAGCGGGCATGCGGTGGGGGCGTATTTCGAGGCGCATATCGAGCAGGGCCCGATTCTCGAAGATCAACACAAGACCATTGGCGTGGTGCTCGGCGCGCTTGGGCAGAAGTGGTTCGACCTGACCTTGAACGGCGTCGAAGCCCATGCCGGGCCGACCCCCATGCACCTGCGCAGGGATGCTCTGGTCGGGGCCAGCGCGGTGGTTGCAGCGGTCAACCGGGTTGCGCTGGAACATCAACCGCACGCCTGTGGCACGGTGGGTTGCCTGCAGGCTTACCCGGGCTCGCGAAACGTGATTCCGGGGGAGGTCAGGATGACGCTGGACTTCAGGCATCTGGAGCCTGCGCGGCTGGACTCGATGATCGCCCAGGTGCGCCAGGTGATCGAGAGCACCTGCCTGCAGCACCACCTGAGTTTCACCTTGAAGCCGACGGCCGACTTCCCGCCGCTGTACTTCGAGAAGGGCTGTGTCGATGCCGTGCGCAGCGCGGCGCAGGCCCTGGGGCTGTCGCACATGGATATCGTCAGCGGCGCCGGGCATGACGCGATCTTCCTTGCCGAGCTGGGGCCGGCGGGGATGATCTTCGTGCCGTGCGAAGGGGGTATCAGCCACAACGAAATCGAGAACGCCGATCCGGATGACCTGGCGGCGGGGTGTGCGGTGTTGCTGCGGGCGATGCTGGCGGCGTCGGAGGCGATTGCCAAGGCGCAGTTGGCGGCTTGA
- a CDS encoding type II secretion system F family protein, whose translation MRYQLKAVGNQAVVSLVIEASGPAEARRQAEEQGLRVLSLRSMQRLPSLRWSRGETFALVLFSQELTTLLNAGLPLIDALESLAEKESAPQARKTLDELVRLLYEGKSFSQALAHDPQVFPPLYVALVQSSEKTGAVGEALGRYVSYRQRMDEVRQKIVSASIYPLLLLIVGGGVVLFLMGYVVPRFSLVFEGLGNNLPWLSRLLMHAGLFLHAHQAELFGGLFGALAALALLMRQAGFRRALNRLIERVPAVHQRLFMYELARFYRSLGILLQGGIPILTAMGMVRGLLNAASRTRLDQASERIREGQALSSALEQNKLSTPVSLRLLRAGEQSGNLGQMMERTADFYDEEMSRWLEWFVRLFEPLLMTFIGLLIGVIVILMYIPIFELASSIR comes from the coding sequence ATGCGCTATCAACTCAAGGCAGTCGGCAACCAGGCAGTGGTGTCGCTGGTGATCGAGGCCAGCGGGCCTGCCGAGGCTCGCCGGCAGGCCGAGGAACAGGGGCTGCGGGTGTTGAGCCTGCGCAGCATGCAACGCTTGCCCAGCCTGCGCTGGAGCCGCGGCGAAACCTTTGCGCTGGTGTTGTTCAGCCAGGAACTGACCACCTTGCTCAATGCCGGCCTGCCCTTGATCGACGCACTGGAAAGCCTGGCCGAGAAAGAGTCGGCCCCCCAGGCGCGAAAAACCCTCGATGAGCTGGTCCGCCTGCTGTACGAAGGCAAGTCCTTCTCCCAGGCCCTGGCGCATGACCCGCAGGTGTTTCCACCGCTGTACGTGGCGCTGGTGCAGTCGAGTGAAAAAACCGGGGCGGTCGGCGAGGCGCTGGGCCGTTACGTGAGTTATCGCCAGCGCATGGACGAGGTCCGGCAGAAGATCGTCAGCGCTTCCATCTATCCCCTGCTGCTGTTGATCGTCGGCGGCGGCGTGGTGTTGTTCCTGATGGGGTACGTGGTGCCACGTTTCAGCCTGGTGTTCGAAGGGCTGGGCAACAACCTGCCCTGGCTGTCGCGACTGTTGATGCATGCCGGCCTGTTCCTGCACGCGCATCAGGCTGAACTGTTCGGCGGCCTGTTCGGCGCGCTGGCCGCGCTGGCGCTGTTGATGCGCCAGGCCGGATTTCGCCGCGCCCTCAACCGCCTGATCGAACGTGTTCCGGCCGTGCACCAGCGGCTGTTCATGTATGAACTGGCACGCTTCTACCGCTCATTGGGGATTCTGCTGCAGGGCGGCATTCCGATTCTGACGGCCATGGGCATGGTTCGAGGCTTGCTCAATGCGGCCTCGCGTACCCGTCTGGATCAGGCCAGCGAACGCATTCGCGAAGGCCAGGCGCTGTCCAGCGCATTGGAGCAGAACAAACTTTCGACGCCGGTCTCGCTGCGCTTGCTGCGCGCCGGTGAACAGTCCGGCAACCTGGGGCAGATGATGGAGCGCACCGCCGACTTCTACGACGAGGAGATGAGCCGCTGGCTGGAGTGGTTCGTGCGGCTGTTCGAGCCGTTGCTGATGACGTTCATCGGGTTGCTGATCGGGGTGATAGTGATCCTGATGTATATTCCGATTTTTGAGCTGGCTTCCAGCATTCGGTAA
- a CDS encoding lytic transglycosylase domain-containing protein — protein sequence MRLLTLYVLAWLALPGNAQADIYVSVAADGSYVLSNVHRAGRRYERVIAEPASLGRPTGLSASTAQRPYAEMVAAAATANALPAALLHAVIQAESSYNPRARSDKGAAGLMQLMPGTARELGVSNVLDPASNIQGGARYLKRLMVMFDNDMALALAAYNAGPAAVLSRGRVIPPFSETQRYVPSVLRTYRALQGLAPDAPL from the coding sequence ATGCGACTGCTGACGCTGTATGTCCTGGCCTGGCTGGCGTTGCCGGGCAATGCACAGGCCGATATCTATGTCTCGGTGGCGGCTGATGGCAGCTATGTATTGTCCAACGTGCACCGCGCCGGGCGCCGCTATGAACGGGTGATCGCCGAGCCTGCCAGCCTTGGCAGGCCCACCGGACTGTCGGCCTCCACCGCGCAGCGACCCTATGCCGAAATGGTGGCGGCGGCGGCCACGGCCAACGCATTGCCGGCGGCCTTGCTGCACGCTGTAATCCAGGCCGAGTCGAGCTACAACCCCAGGGCGCGCTCGGACAAGGGCGCGGCGGGCTTGATGCAGCTGATGCCCGGCACCGCCCGGGAACTGGGGGTCAGCAATGTGCTCGACCCGGCATCGAATATCCAGGGCGGGGCGCGTTACCTCAAGCGCCTGATGGTGATGTTCGACAACGATATGGCTCTGGCGCTGGCGGCCTATAACGCCGGGCCTGCGGCGGTATTGAGTCGTGGGCGAGTCATCCCGCCGTTCAGTGAGACCCAGCGCTATGTGCCCAGCGTGCTGCGCACCTATCGCGCCCTGCAGGGCCTTGCCCCGGATGCGCCGCTGTGA